Within the Chryseobacterium geocarposphaerae genome, the region TTAATAAAAATACAGATGTCTATTTACAGAACAGCTTGAACGAAATCAGAAAGAAACTGGATTCGAGCGCTTCGGTACTGAACTATCTGAAGACTTCTGAAAAGCTATATGACATTAAAGACAGAGATGAAAAGTCTTTGAACAAAATAAAAGACCTGGAAGCTAAGAAAGCAGACCTTCTGAGTAAAGTAAACTCATTGAATTCTATCAGAACAACGATCGATAATCAGAACTTTGACAGAATGATCAGTACGGGAGCAGCAGGATTTGAAGACGGCTTCTTTAGTGCATCTGTATCTGAGCTTAAAGCACTCTATCTTAAAAGAAGAGAAATGGCTTCCATCTATAAGCCCAATTCTGAACCTATGATTGAAATCAACAGGCTGATTAATGAAGCTAAAGCCGGTTCGGCAAATTCTTTAAGAAGCTACTATACCCGTTATTATGATGAAATTAATAAAATTGACAGGGAAGTAGCAGAGGCAAATTCTGATCTTGTCGCTTATCCTGAAAAAGAAAGAAAATATCTTGATGCAGAAAGAGGGTATAACATGATTGAAGCTACGTATAACAGCTTGTTGGGAAGACAAAATGAAGCGCAAATGAAGGTAGCTACCAATCAATCGGATATAACGGTGATTGACCCGGCTAAAAATTTGGGACAGTTGCCTGTAGGACCCAATAAAAAAGGAACCGAGCTGGGAATTATAGGAGGTTTTTTATTTTTACCACTACTATTTATTTTTGTTGGAGAAGTTCTGGATAATAAAGTCAGAAATATTAAAGAGCTTTTAGGTGTTACCAAAATACCGTTGCTGGGAGTTATCGGAAATAATAATAACGAAAATATGCTTACTGTTCTTCAGTCTCCGAAATCTTCCGTTTCAGAAGCATTTAGAGGAATAAGAGCGAATATCAGATTTTTATTAAACGAAAACCAAAAAAGCAAGGTGATTCTGATTACTTCTTCTATTGGAGGAGAAGGAAAAACATATGTTTCGATTAATTTGGCCTCTGTATTGGGGTTAAGTGATAAGAAAACCATTTTACTTGGAATGGACTTGAGAAAACCTAAGATTTTTGGAGACTTTAATATTGATAACAAATACGGAATTTCTAATTACCTTACTGGTGAAGTGTCTATAGGCCAGATTATTAATAACACAAAGATTCCTAATTTAGATGTGGCTACTTCAGGGCCTATTCCTCCTAATCCTTCAGAACTTTTGATGAGCGTAAGAAATATTGAGTTTATTGAAAAGCTTAAGGAAATGTATGATTTTATCATTATAGATTCTCCGCCGGTGGGATTAGTAGCAGATTCCTATGAATTAATGAAATACTCTGATGCTAATATTTACGTAGTTCGTCATGAATATACCGAAAAATACATGCTTAAAATGATTACTGAGAAATACCATAATCAGGAAGTAGGAAATTTAGGACTTGTTTATAACGATTATAATACGAAGCAAGGTTATGGCTATGGTTACGGCTACGGCTATGGTTACGGCTATGGTTATGGCTATTTTGATGAAGATAAAAATTACAAAGAACCACTATTAATCAGATTAAGAAATAAAATACAGCAAATATTGGGAAAGAAGTAATATTTTAGCATGCTGTAATAAGTGAATTTTTGAAATGAATTTCTTCTTTATGCAGAAAAAGAAATATTTTGAGGACTTTGCCGTTTACTTTATAACAAATTATGTTTTTTTGTTTATTTTTAACTAAACATTAAGAATATCATTAATATAAAAATGTTTTATATTTGCAAAAATTAATTTTTAAAATAACCATAAATCCATATTCTTTTATGAATAAAAAATTATTGTTTAGCTTTCTTACCGTTATGGGAACAATGGTAAGCATGAAGGCACAAAGAAATGAATTGGGAATCCGACTGGGGATGAGTAACCTGGTAGGCGATGTAGGAAATACCAATTATATTTTACAAAAACCGTTGAGTATGGATAGGGTTTCTGATTGGGGAGTTCCGTTTTATGGTGGTTTATTATATAGATTTAATTTTAACCCTTATCAAACGGTAAGACTAGATTTGGGGTACAATCAAATTCAGTTTAGCGATAAAGCTGCTAAAGAACAATATAGAAGAAACAGAAATGCTTTTGGTAAAAATAATGTTTATGAAGCAAGCTTGAGCTTTGAATATAATTTTTTACCTGTGAATAATGAGCAGATGGGGATGCTAAGCCCTTATATTTTTGCGGGGGTAGGAGCGATAATGTATGATGCTCCGAAAACTACTCTAGTACACGATTTTAAAAGAGATGCAGACGGAGTAGCACAAGCACCGATTAATGAAGAAGACTTTACAACCACTGCAGTATATTCTACAGGAAAGAAAATAGCAATGCATGTGCCTTTTGGAGTTGGTTTGAAGTATAAATTCAACCATAACTGGGCTGTTTTTGCAGAAGCAACATTCAGATTGACACTGACAGACCAATTGGATTATAGTAAGGTTTTGCCAAAAGATGTGAAATCAACATATAATTCCGATATTTTATCTCCGGGAGGAGGTTCACTGTTAGGAACAGGAAATTATTACATTGTTTCTCAGGAAAGAGAGGCTGCTTACAAAGGAACTAGAACTATAGGAGACGGAGAATCCAGAGATTGGTTGAATACTTTTAGTTTGGGACTAACCTATTCTTTTGGAAGACCTCCGTGTTATTGTGATTAATTAAAATATGTCGTTGTTAAAAGATAAAATAGATCCCGAAAACCTCCCGCAACATGTTGCCATCATTATGGATGGAAATGGAAGATGGGCCCAGTCTCGGGGGGAAGAAAGAACATTTGGTCACAAGAATGCCATTGATGCGGTAAGAAATGCTATTAATGCTTGTAACGAAATTAATATCCCTTATTTAACCCTCTATACTTTTTCCTCGGAAAACTGGAACAGACCAGATGACGAAGTAGATACATTAATGAATTTACTTATGGAAACTTTATTGCTTGAAGCCGATGAGATTTTTAGCAAGGGGTTAAGAATGCATGTGATTGGGAATTTGGAAAAATTACCGCCACTTGTAAAAGATCAACTGTTAAGAGTTATAGAACTCACCAAAAATAATTCAAAAGGGAATCTGATTCTCGCTATTAGTTATGGTTCTCAAAATGAAATTTTGAATGCTGTAAAGGAAATCAGTACGGATGTGAAAGAGGGAAGGCTTGATGTAAATAAAATAGATGAAAAAACATTTGAGAGCTATTTATATACAAAAGATTTTCCACCGGTTGATTTAATGATTAGGACGAGTGGAGAAGTAAGAATTAGTAATTTTCTACTTTGGCAGATTGCCTATGCTGAATTACAGTTTTTAGATATACTTTGGCCAGACTTTACAAAAGAGATTTTCTTCCAGTGTATCTTAAACTATCAAAATAAGGAAAGAAGATACGGGAAAACCGGAGAACAAATAAAAGTTCAGTAAAAGAATTAAGAAAAGAAAGACTACGATAAAATGAAGTTTAGATTATTACCCATCATAATGTTTGCTGCTTCTGCACATTTTTATGGACAAGTAACACCGCAGGATAGTACAAGAGTAAACTCTTCTGTACATGCAGAAAATCAAGCAGGGACATATACATTAAAGGATATCGTCGTTGATGGGGTTAAAAAATATACACCCGCTCAAATTCTAAGATTTACAGGATTAACGAAAGGAGAGTCTGTAGATATTCCGGGGCAGAAAATCAGTTCTGCAGTAAAGAAGCTTTGGGATACCCAATCATTTTCTGAAGTGGAAGTATATGTTGAAAGTATTGAAGGAGAAACAATTGTTTTAAAATTCTATCTGCAGGATTTAAAAGAGCTTGGTGAAGTAAAATTTACGGGAAGAGGAATTGGTAAGTCTAAAAATGAGAAACTTGCTAAAGATAATAATCTGAAGCCTGGAACTAAAATTACGCAGAATTTGGTTTCAAGTTTAAAAACAAATATTCCGAAAGATTACGTTAAAAAAGGATTTGCAGATGCTAAAATTACCATTAAGGATAAAGTAAATGCAAGTGATCCTGCTTTAATAGACTGGACGATTGAAGTTGATAAAGGAAAAAGAGTCAAAATCGATCATATTGAATTTGAAGGAAACAAAAATGTTACCGATTCTAAGCTAAGGAAAAAAGCTTTCAAAGAAACGAAACAGAAAAGATTCGGGATTGGTGGGATTTTAAAATCTTCAAAATTTGTTGAGGAGAAGTATCAGGAAGATAAACAAAATCTTATCAGTTATTATAACTCTTTAGGATATAGAGATGCGGCAATTGTTTCAGACTCTGTATGGAGAAACAAAAGAAACAATTACGAGATCAATGTAAAATTGAGTGAAGGTAAACAATACTACATCGGAGATATTACTTTTACAGGGAATACGGTATTTGCAACTGAATATTTACAAAGAGTTCTAGGGTACAAGAAAGGAGATATTTACGATGCAGTAGGATTTAACAAAAAAGTAGGAGAAGACGGAGGTAAAGAAGATGATTCTGATATCAAGTCTATTTATATGAATAACGGATACTTATTCTCTAATGTAACTCCTGTTGAAAAATCGGTGGATGGAGATAAAATTAATCTTGAAATCCGTATCAACGAAGGTGAAAAAGCTACGTGGAATAAAGTAACTTGGAGTGGAAACGTAACGACTCATGACCACGTTATTCTTAGAGCTTTAGGAACGAAACCCGGAGAACTGTTCAGAAAATCTGATATCAAGAGAACCTATTTTGATCTTGCCGGGATGTCATTCTTTGACCCTCAGCAAGTAGGTCAGGATATTCAGCCAAATCCACAGGATAATACTGTTGATATCGGTTGGAAATTGGTTGAAAAAGGATCTTCACAGGTTCAGTTACAGGCTGGATACGGAGGAAATAGTTTCATTGGAACATTAGGATTAACGTTCAATAATTTCTCATTAAGGAACTTCCTTAAATTCAAGGACTTTAGACCTGTTCCTCAAGGAGACGGACAAACATTGTCTATCCAGGCACAGGCGGGACAGTATTTCCAGAACTATGGTATTTCATTTACGGAGCCATGGTTATTCGGAACAAAACCGACTGCACTTTCTGTAAGCTTGAATACCTCTAGAGTAAACTATAGTGATATGTATGGCAACTCTCAGAAATTAAATATTTTCTCCGCCTCAGTAGGACTTAACAGACGATTGAACTGGCCGGATGATTATTTCTCGTTGTATACAGGTTTACAATATCAGAAATATAAGTTTAGCAATTATCCATTTGAATTTGGTAACACTACCGAATACTATGGAAATGCAAATAACTTCAGTATAAATTTAGGATTAAGCAGAAACTCTGCAGGGATTGATCCTATTTTCCCAACAGTAGGTTCAAATGTAGAACTTACAGCTAAGTTTACACCACCATATTCATTGTTTAGTAACAAAGACTATTCAACAATGAGTCCTGTAGACAAGTATAAATGGATGGAATTTTATAAAGTAAAATTCAAAGCGGATATTTATAATGAAATTGCAGGGAAACTTGTGTTAAGATCTTCTGCCGAGATGGGATTCATGGATGGTTATAACAAAGAACTTGGTGCACCGCCTTTCGAAAGATATTATGTAGGAGGAACAGGTCTGTTCGGAGGTAGATATGATGGTAGAGAGCTTATCCCATTAAGAGGATATGAAAATGCATCTACCTACGGAGGAACAACCGAAGATATTACTCAACGAGGAGGTGGAACTATCTATAACAGATTTACTTTAGAATTGAGATATCCGATTTCAATGAGCCAGACAGCCAAAATTTATGCACTTACTTTTGCTGAAGGAGGAAATGTATGGAACTCTTGGAGTAAGTATAATCCGTTCCAGTTAAAAAGATCTGTCGGAGTTGGGGTAAGAGTATATATGGGAGCATTCGGGCTTATCGGATTTGACTTTGCTTATGGATTTGATAAAACAATCAATTCTACAGATCCTTCCGGATGGAAGACCCATTTCTTGATGAACCAATCTTTATAATAATATGAAGAACTTTAAAACCATTTTAACCGTTTTTCTTCTAATATGTTTTGGTATTTCCAATGCCCAAAAGGTAGGTGTTGTTGACACGCAGGCCATATTAGATAAGCTTCCGCAGTATAAAGAAGCAGAAGCAAGATTAAACTCACAGATTGATACTTGGCAGACTGATCTTCAAAATCTGCAGGCAGAATATGAGAAAAAAAGATCCGCTTTTGAAAACGAAAAGGTTTTATTGATAGGAGATCAGTTGAAACTTAGAGAAAAAGAAGTGATGGACTTGGATAAAAATATCAAAACAACGACTAGCTTACGTTTTGGTACCAATGGAGAAATTAGTAAACTGAGAGCCAATCTTGTCCAGCCTTTTCAGGATCAGATCTGGAATGCAATTAAGACGATGTCTGAAAAAAATGGATTGGGCATAGTTTTTGATAAAAGTAATGACGTTAATGTTATTTTCCTTCAGAAAAGGTTTGATTATACAGATAAAGTCTTGGATATTTTACTAAAAGGAACAACAGCAAAAGATAAAAAGAATTAGAATTTCCTTAAAAAGTATAATTAAATTTGTTTTGAAATTAACTTTTATTGAAATTTGCAATCTTAAAAATTAAATTATTTATTTACCAATTATGAAAA harbors:
- the uppS gene encoding polyprenyl diphosphate synthase, translating into MSLLKDKIDPENLPQHVAIIMDGNGRWAQSRGEERTFGHKNAIDAVRNAINACNEINIPYLTLYTFSSENWNRPDDEVDTLMNLLMETLLLEADEIFSKGLRMHVIGNLEKLPPLVKDQLLRVIELTKNNSKGNLILAISYGSQNEILNAVKEISTDVKEGRLDVNKIDEKTFESYLYTKDFPPVDLMIRTSGEVRISNFLLWQIAYAELQFLDILWPDFTKEIFFQCILNYQNKERRYGKTGEQIKVQ
- the porG gene encoding type IX secretion system protein PorG, with protein sequence MNKKLLFSFLTVMGTMVSMKAQRNELGIRLGMSNLVGDVGNTNYILQKPLSMDRVSDWGVPFYGGLLYRFNFNPYQTVRLDLGYNQIQFSDKAAKEQYRRNRNAFGKNNVYEASLSFEYNFLPVNNEQMGMLSPYIFAGVGAIMYDAPKTTLVHDFKRDADGVAQAPINEEDFTTTAVYSTGKKIAMHVPFGVGLKYKFNHNWAVFAEATFRLTLTDQLDYSKVLPKDVKSTYNSDILSPGGGSLLGTGNYYIVSQEREAAYKGTRTIGDGESRDWLNTFSLGLTYSFGRPPCYCD
- a CDS encoding OmpH family outer membrane protein, which gives rise to MKNFKTILTVFLLICFGISNAQKVGVVDTQAILDKLPQYKEAEARLNSQIDTWQTDLQNLQAEYEKKRSAFENEKVLLIGDQLKLREKEVMDLDKNIKTTTSLRFGTNGEISKLRANLVQPFQDQIWNAIKTMSEKNGLGIVFDKSNDVNVIFLQKRFDYTDKVLDILLKGTTAKDKKN
- a CDS encoding exopolysaccharide transport family protein; its protein translation is MIPEKYVSLAKNDSSKDRSGAFSLFDIENFIRRIIKNWYWFVLMFFLGYSLSWVYSKYYAQNIYASNLSLSVSNNTASYFTPNQSINFIWGQGGNQDGIYLKKMLLSRSHNEFLVKELGLFVNFSTKGTLKSTYLDKNDSPVFLEIDRKHLQQVNYPITLLPKGNNSYEVVLPEEGHSGNLYNYEIEGFQNIAEFPKPANKTIKLNEWYTSPNLRFKLVPNPVTPSIKLDNIIVNLETVNQTVNGIVSTINVDFDKEINTIMIITKTGFNLNGTVNFLNKSVAELQKKRLADKNIINKNTDVYLQNSLNEIRKKLDSSASVLNYLKTSEKLYDIKDRDEKSLNKIKDLEAKKADLLSKVNSLNSIRTTIDNQNFDRMISTGAAGFEDGFFSASVSELKALYLKRREMASIYKPNSEPMIEINRLINEAKAGSANSLRSYYTRYYDEINKIDREVAEANSDLVAYPEKERKYLDAERGYNMIEATYNSLLGRQNEAQMKVATNQSDITVIDPAKNLGQLPVGPNKKGTELGIIGGFLFLPLLFIFVGEVLDNKVRNIKELLGVTKIPLLGVIGNNNNENMLTVLQSPKSSVSEAFRGIRANIRFLLNENQKSKVILITSSIGGEGKTYVSINLASVLGLSDKKTILLGMDLRKPKIFGDFNIDNKYGISNYLTGEVSIGQIINNTKIPNLDVATSGPIPPNPSELLMSVRNIEFIEKLKEMYDFIIIDSPPVGLVADSYELMKYSDANIYVVRHEYTEKYMLKMITEKYHNQEVGNLGLVYNDYNTKQGYGYGYGYGYGYGYGYGYFDEDKNYKEPLLIRLRNKIQQILGKK
- the bamA gene encoding outer membrane protein assembly factor BamA; translated protein: MKFRLLPIIMFAASAHFYGQVTPQDSTRVNSSVHAENQAGTYTLKDIVVDGVKKYTPAQILRFTGLTKGESVDIPGQKISSAVKKLWDTQSFSEVEVYVESIEGETIVLKFYLQDLKELGEVKFTGRGIGKSKNEKLAKDNNLKPGTKITQNLVSSLKTNIPKDYVKKGFADAKITIKDKVNASDPALIDWTIEVDKGKRVKIDHIEFEGNKNVTDSKLRKKAFKETKQKRFGIGGILKSSKFVEEKYQEDKQNLISYYNSLGYRDAAIVSDSVWRNKRNNYEINVKLSEGKQYYIGDITFTGNTVFATEYLQRVLGYKKGDIYDAVGFNKKVGEDGGKEDDSDIKSIYMNNGYLFSNVTPVEKSVDGDKINLEIRINEGEKATWNKVTWSGNVTTHDHVILRALGTKPGELFRKSDIKRTYFDLAGMSFFDPQQVGQDIQPNPQDNTVDIGWKLVEKGSSQVQLQAGYGGNSFIGTLGLTFNNFSLRNFLKFKDFRPVPQGDGQTLSIQAQAGQYFQNYGISFTEPWLFGTKPTALSVSLNTSRVNYSDMYGNSQKLNIFSASVGLNRRLNWPDDYFSLYTGLQYQKYKFSNYPFEFGNTTEYYGNANNFSINLGLSRNSAGIDPIFPTVGSNVELTAKFTPPYSLFSNKDYSTMSPVDKYKWMEFYKVKFKADIYNEIAGKLVLRSSAEMGFMDGYNKELGAPPFERYYVGGTGLFGGRYDGRELIPLRGYENASTYGGTTEDITQRGGGTIYNRFTLELRYPISMSQTAKIYALTFAEGGNVWNSWSKYNPFQLKRSVGVGVRVYMGAFGLIGFDFAYGFDKTINSTDPSGWKTHFLMNQSL